The proteins below come from a single Marinobacter bohaiensis genomic window:
- a CDS encoding ComF family protein: protein MNTTACVQCALPMDTATCQAGAQRCGRCLANPPAFDRVRTPWLYAFPVNRLIGRFKYRGERVYGRPLAEMLAEQLANTGTCYPDCLLPVPMHAERQRQRGFNQAEEIALWLSDRLTIPVRRNSLTRTRQANPQSALSRRQRQRNLRGAFRVQGSLPAHVAVVDDVVTTGATIEEIARILKRAGVETVEVWALARTPVTPLATR, encoded by the coding sequence GTGAACACAACCGCCTGCGTGCAGTGCGCACTGCCCATGGATACGGCAACGTGCCAAGCCGGAGCCCAACGTTGCGGGCGCTGCCTGGCCAACCCTCCGGCCTTCGATCGGGTCCGCACGCCCTGGCTGTACGCGTTCCCGGTGAACCGCCTGATCGGCCGTTTCAAGTATCGGGGGGAACGTGTATACGGAAGGCCGCTCGCGGAAATGCTGGCCGAGCAGCTGGCCAATACCGGCACCTGCTATCCAGACTGTCTGCTCCCCGTTCCCATGCATGCCGAGCGGCAACGCCAGCGGGGTTTTAATCAGGCGGAGGAAATTGCCCTCTGGCTTTCGGATCGGCTGACGATTCCGGTTCGCAGGAACAGCCTGACCCGCACCCGGCAAGCCAACCCGCAATCCGCTCTGTCACGGCGGCAGCGCCAACGCAACCTGCGCGGCGCCTTCCGGGTTCAGGGCAGCCTGCCCGCGCATGTCGCCGTGGTGGACGACGTGGTGACCACCGGCGCCACCATCGAGGAGATTGCCCGCATCCTGAAACGCGCCGGCGTGGAGACGGTTGAGGTCTGGGCCCTGGCGCGGACGCCGGTCACCCCGCTGGCGACACGTTAA
- the bioB gene encoding biotin synthase BioB — protein MTASAIRHDWTLAEIRHLLDLPFNDLVFKAQSVHREHFDPNEVQVSTLLSIKTGACPEDCKYCPQSGHYNTGLEKEKLLEIEKVVAEAKAAREKGASRFCMGAAWRSPSKKDMPYVLDMVRQVKSLGLETCMTLGMLNESEAGELADAGLDYYNHNLDTSEKYYNHIITTRTYQDRLVTLDNVRKAGMKVCCGGIMGMGEDEDDRAGLILQLANLPQHPESVPINMLVKVAGTPLEDVEDLDPFEFVRTIAVARIVMPKSHVRLSAGRENMNDQMQALCFLAGANSIFYGEKLLTTNNPEADHDRLLFKRLGIRPEQRSEAHTDEEREAGLIDEMEKERNRHLFYDAAERQSA, from the coding sequence ATGACCGCATCCGCCATCCGCCACGACTGGACGCTGGCCGAAATCCGCCACTTGCTCGACCTGCCTTTCAACGATCTCGTCTTCAAGGCGCAAAGCGTGCACCGGGAGCATTTCGATCCCAACGAGGTCCAGGTAAGCACCCTGTTGTCGATCAAGACCGGTGCCTGTCCGGAAGACTGCAAGTACTGCCCGCAAAGCGGCCACTACAACACCGGCCTGGAAAAGGAAAAGCTGCTGGAAATCGAGAAGGTGGTGGCCGAAGCCAAGGCGGCGCGGGAAAAAGGGGCGTCGCGTTTCTGCATGGGCGCTGCGTGGCGCAGTCCGTCCAAAAAAGACATGCCTTACGTGCTGGACATGGTGCGCCAGGTCAAGTCCTTGGGCCTGGAAACCTGCATGACCCTGGGCATGCTCAACGAGTCCGAGGCCGGTGAGCTGGCCGACGCGGGGCTGGACTACTACAACCACAACCTCGATACCTCCGAGAAGTACTACAACCACATCATCACCACCCGGACCTATCAGGACCGACTGGTGACCCTGGACAACGTGCGCAAAGCCGGCATGAAGGTCTGTTGCGGCGGCATCATGGGCATGGGCGAGGACGAAGACGACCGTGCCGGGCTGATCCTGCAGCTGGCCAACCTGCCGCAGCATCCGGAGAGCGTGCCCATCAACATGCTGGTCAAGGTTGCCGGTACGCCGCTGGAAGACGTGGAGGATCTGGATCCGTTCGAGTTCGTGCGCACCATCGCGGTGGCGCGGATCGTGATGCCCAAGTCCCACGTGCGCCTGTCCGCCGGTCGCGAGAACATGAACGACCAGATGCAGGCCCTGTGCTTCCTGGCTGGCGCGAATTCCATTTTCTACGGCGAAAAACTGCTGACCACCAACAATCCGGAAGCGGATCACGATCGCCTGCTGTTCAAGCGCCTGGGCATCCGTCCCGAACAGCGCAGCGAGGCCCACACCGACGAGGAACGCGAAGCGGGCCTGATCGACGAGATGGAAAAGGAACGCAACCGGCATCTGTTCTACGATGCCGCCGAACGCCAGTCTGCCTGA
- the bioF gene encoding 8-amino-7-oxononanoate synthase translates to MRDFRAELEQRRQDGLYRTRRVVDTPQQPDMVVDGQGMLSFCSNDYLGLANHPEAVAAARNALGDTGLGGGASHLICGHHRAHHELETALARFAGYEEAMFFSTGYMANMGVISALAGRGDTIFSDRLNHASLIDGCILSRARVRRYPHSDVSALAAMLVETDGHKLVVTDGVFSMDGDVAPLPELVALCREHDALLVVDDAHGFGCLGPQGRGSVAHFGLSPEDVPVVIGTLGKGVGTSGAFVASSALMVDYLVQKARTYIYTTAMPPAVARATSTSLRLVEQGDDRRAHLGRLVARFRREARAMGYTLMPSETPIQPILLGDAWSAMALSRELEARGIWVTAIRPPTVPEGECRLRVTFSAAHTEAHLDRLLGALSDCRQLLSGSAA, encoded by the coding sequence GTGCGGGACTTTCGCGCTGAACTGGAACAACGCCGCCAGGATGGCCTCTATCGCACCCGTCGAGTGGTGGACACGCCACAACAGCCGGACATGGTGGTTGACGGGCAGGGCATGCTGTCGTTCTGCAGCAACGACTATCTGGGGCTGGCCAACCATCCAGAGGCGGTTGCAGCCGCCCGTAACGCCCTGGGCGACACCGGGCTGGGCGGTGGCGCCTCGCACCTGATCTGTGGCCACCACCGTGCCCACCATGAGCTGGAAACGGCGTTGGCGCGCTTTGCCGGCTACGAAGAGGCGATGTTCTTCTCCACCGGCTACATGGCCAATATGGGTGTGATCAGCGCCCTGGCCGGCCGTGGTGATACGATCTTTTCCGACCGTCTGAACCACGCGTCGCTGATCGACGGCTGTATTCTGAGCCGCGCCCGGGTCCGGCGTTACCCGCATTCCGACGTGTCGGCGCTGGCGGCCATGCTGGTGGAGACCGACGGCCACAAGCTGGTGGTGACCGACGGGGTGTTCAGTATGGACGGCGACGTGGCGCCCCTGCCGGAGCTAGTCGCGCTGTGCCGCGAGCACGACGCCCTGCTGGTGGTGGACGACGCCCACGGTTTCGGCTGCCTGGGGCCTCAGGGGCGCGGCAGCGTGGCGCATTTCGGGTTGAGCCCTGAGGATGTGCCGGTCGTTATCGGCACGCTTGGCAAGGGCGTCGGAACCAGTGGCGCGTTTGTGGCATCGTCCGCGCTGATGGTCGACTACCTGGTCCAGAAAGCCCGCACCTACATCTACACGACGGCCATGCCGCCGGCCGTCGCCCGTGCCACCTCCACCAGCCTGCGTCTGGTGGAGCAGGGCGACGACCGACGTGCTCATCTGGGCCGCCTGGTGGCCCGTTTTCGCCGGGAAGCCCGCGCCATGGGCTACACCCTGATGCCGTCCGAAACCCCCATCCAACCCATCCTGCTGGGTGACGCCTGGTCCGCCATGGCGCTGAGCCGTGAACTGGAAGCGCGGGGCATCTGGGTCACGGCCATCCGTCCGCCGACGGTGCCGGAAGGTGAATGCCGCCTGCGCGTCACCTTCAGCGCCGCCCATACCGAGGCTCATCTGGATCGCCTGTTGGGGGCCTTGTCCGACTGCCGTCAACTGCTGTCCGGTTCGGCCGCATGA
- a CDS encoding alpha/beta fold hydrolase: protein MRSGTRPLMLISGWGAPVSMIEPWVDGSTYDVTSVSLDTSSVGPSANVDELADRLMEGRDDRPLLVGWSLGGLVAMAMARRAPDRIRGVITVASTPCFVARDDWPTAMPPDTFDRFRQGLAQNASRQWRRFLGLMVHGLADDKAARQSLRPWLDAGPQTDDVTLGQTLEWLADTDQRDDWANPAVSTRHLFGERDALVPPACASAFGGNGGQVIRSMAHWPTGPALSQVVQEIEEFDHEHARQ, encoded by the coding sequence ATGAGGTCCGGAACACGTCCGCTGATGTTGATCAGCGGCTGGGGCGCCCCCGTGTCCATGATCGAGCCCTGGGTGGATGGCAGCACCTACGATGTCACGTCCGTCAGCCTGGATACCTCATCCGTGGGCCCATCCGCGAACGTGGATGAACTGGCCGATCGTTTAATGGAGGGTCGTGATGATCGTCCGTTACTGGTGGGCTGGTCCCTGGGCGGCCTGGTCGCCATGGCGATGGCCCGGCGGGCCCCCGATCGTATTCGCGGTGTGATCACCGTGGCTTCGACCCCCTGTTTCGTGGCCCGTGACGATTGGCCGACCGCCATGCCGCCGGATACCTTCGATCGTTTTCGGCAGGGCCTGGCGCAGAACGCGTCCAGGCAGTGGCGTCGCTTCCTGGGGTTGATGGTCCATGGTCTGGCGGACGACAAAGCCGCTCGTCAGTCGCTTCGACCCTGGCTCGACGCGGGGCCCCAGACCGACGACGTCACGCTGGGGCAGACCCTGGAATGGCTGGCGGACACCGACCAGCGTGACGACTGGGCGAACCCGGCGGTGTCTACCCGGCATCTGTTCGGTGAGCGGGACGCTCTGGTGCCGCCGGCCTGTGCGTCGGCCTTCGGCGGCAACGGAGGGCAGGTGATCCGCAGTATGGCGCATTGGCCGACCGGGCCGGCGTTGTCGCAGGTGGTCCAGGAAATCGAGGAGTTCGATCATGAACATGCCCGTCAGTGA
- the bioC gene encoding malonyl-ACP O-methyltransferase BioC: MNMPVSDPMVSPSGSALRGRKSVIARDFGDAAASYDQAARLQRAMGQALIDRLPPDAVGCGRVLDLGCGTGYFLPVLQAHLHPQRLTGIDLSPGMLEYARRHRSVEADWLLADAESVPLPDASQDVVFSNLMIQWCADPEPVLRECRRLLRPGGWLLCSTLLDGTLAELAHAWETVDPGQPHVNDFESATDLRSKLAAVFPHGELHQRTLRLDYAHPADLLRELKALGAHHKAPGRRTSMTGATRIRQLYQHYPRASDGTAPASYEAGFLVARRGRD; this comes from the coding sequence ATGAACATGCCCGTCAGTGATCCGATGGTTAGCCCCTCCGGGTCTGCACTGCGCGGCCGGAAGAGCGTCATCGCCCGGGATTTTGGTGACGCGGCCGCGAGCTATGACCAGGCGGCCCGGTTGCAGAGGGCGATGGGGCAGGCACTGATCGATCGGCTGCCGCCCGACGCCGTCGGGTGTGGCCGGGTGCTGGACCTGGGATGCGGTACCGGGTATTTCCTGCCCGTCCTACAGGCGCATCTGCACCCGCAGCGGCTGACCGGTATTGATCTGTCGCCGGGGATGCTCGAGTACGCCCGGCGCCACCGCAGCGTCGAGGCTGACTGGCTGCTGGCGGATGCCGAATCCGTCCCGCTGCCGGACGCCAGCCAGGACGTCGTTTTCTCCAACCTCATGATTCAGTGGTGTGCCGACCCGGAGCCGGTGTTGCGCGAATGTCGCCGGCTGTTGCGGCCGGGCGGCTGGCTGCTGTGTTCGACACTGCTCGACGGCACCCTGGCGGAGCTGGCCCATGCCTGGGAAACCGTCGATCCGGGGCAGCCCCATGTGAACGATTTCGAGTCGGCGACGGACCTCCGATCGAAGCTCGCGGCCGTCTTCCCCCATGGCGAGCTGCACCAGCGCACGCTGCGCCTGGACTACGCCCATCCCGCCGACCTGCTGCGTGAACTCAAGGCCCTGGGGGCGCACCACAAGGCGCCGGGACGCCGCACGTCGATGACGGGGGCGACCCGCATCCGGCAACTCTACCAACACTACCCCCGGGCATCGGACGGGACCGCGCCAGCCAGCTACGAGGCTGGGTTTCTGGTGGCTCGTCGCGGCCGGGATTGA
- the bioD gene encoding dethiobiotin synthase gives MAKHSFFVTGTDTGVGKTLVSATLLHAAAQAGLRTLAMKPIASGCETTPDGLRNEDALALQAAMTESLPYDQVNPIALEPAIAPHIAAQQAGRQLTAQRLVGLCRGLQMRPADLMLIEGAGGWRVPLNDRETYARVPQELGVPVILVVPLQLGCINHALLSVEAIHRDGLKVAGWVANRISPEPMSMEPENLDYLKSHMPAPLLGELPWQEEPDARALAKCIHLQNLIEI, from the coding sequence ATGGCAAAGCACTCTTTCTTCGTGACCGGCACGGACACCGGCGTCGGCAAAACGCTGGTGTCGGCGACCCTGCTGCACGCAGCCGCACAGGCCGGACTCCGGACGCTCGCGATGAAGCCCATCGCATCGGGCTGCGAGACCACGCCGGATGGCCTGCGCAACGAGGACGCCCTGGCGCTGCAGGCGGCGATGACCGAATCCCTGCCGTACGACCAGGTGAACCCCATCGCCCTGGAGCCCGCCATTGCGCCCCACATCGCCGCCCAGCAGGCGGGGCGGCAGTTGACCGCGCAACGCCTGGTCGGCCTTTGTCGGGGCCTGCAAATGCGTCCGGCCGACCTGATGCTGATCGAAGGGGCGGGTGGTTGGCGTGTCCCGCTCAACGATCGTGAAACCTATGCCCGGGTGCCGCAGGAGCTGGGTGTGCCGGTTATTCTGGTGGTCCCGCTGCAATTGGGGTGTATTAACCACGCGCTGCTGAGTGTGGAGGCCATTCACCGCGACGGACTCAAGGTCGCGGGCTGGGTGGCCAACCGGATCTCACCGGAGCCCATGTCCATGGAGCCCGAGAATCTGGACTACCTGAAAAGCCACATGCCGGCACCGCTTCTCGGGGAGCTGCCATGGCAGGAAGAGCCCGATGCCCGGGCCCTGGCGAAATGTATACATTTGCAAAACCTGATTGAAATCTGA